A region from the Thermoplasmatales archaeon genome encodes:
- a CDS encoding Large-conductance mechanosensitive channel MscMJLR: MVIYVGTALAFLVVLFILVYLITNVFKIIPVQFTQIVNALIVAIVVYIIIKIMSRFLERFLSRYMDKNRYHTISFLFSVFAYFILVLAVMAALGIDVTSIILGSTFVGLVLGLASQTVLSNLFGGMLLILTKPFKVGDYVSILAWQWGLIVPSYPPKYFSKDEIRPSYDGHVMKVSINYTYLRGNDNRTIILPNGVLIQASIIVNQLTLNVKARFEIPKTIKFNDIRSDLYAKIKSIDGVSGEVNLWIDETTLNTYIIAITLRSANLKADEMRGKILENLIEFIEPLKNKN, translated from the coding sequence ATGGTAATATACGTCGGTACAGCCTTGGCGTTCCTTGTTGTACTGTTCATCCTTGTTTACCTTATAACAAATGTCTTCAAGATCATACCTGTGCAGTTTACCCAGATTGTAAACGCACTGATCGTTGCCATTGTAGTCTACATTATAATTAAAATAATGTCAAGATTCCTGGAGAGGTTCCTTTCCAGGTACATGGATAAGAACAGGTACCATACAATATCATTCCTCTTTTCAGTCTTTGCGTATTTCATTCTGGTACTTGCCGTAATGGCAGCGCTAGGTATAGATGTAACTTCTATCATCCTGGGAAGCACTTTTGTTGGGCTCGTTCTTGGACTTGCTTCCCAGACAGTACTTTCAAACCTGTTTGGAGGCATGCTCCTTATCCTCACGAAGCCATTCAAGGTTGGAGACTACGTTTCCATACTTGCGTGGCAATGGGGGCTGATAGTACCATCATACCCGCCCAAGTATTTTTCAAAAGATGAAATTAGGCCTTCTTATGACGGCCACGTTATGAAAGTTAGCATAAACTATACTTATCTGCGGGGAAACGACAACAGGACCATAATACTTCCAAACGGTGTCCTCATACAGGCTTCAATTATAGTCAATCAGCTGACGCTAAACGTGAAGGCTAGATTTGAGATACCCAAGACGATTAAATTTAACGATATTAGGAGCGACCTTTATGCGAAAATAAAGTCCATAGATGGAGTTTCCGGAGAAGTCAATCTCTGGATCGACGAGACTACGCTGAATACGTACATTATTGCAATAACTCTGAGATCAGCAAACCTCAAGGCAGATGAAATGAGAGGAAAAATATTGGAAAATTTAATTGAATTTATAGAACCGTTAAAAAATAAGAATTAG
- a CDS encoding OsmC-like protein: MNINASLRFDRESGMVTMDADKNSVSIYNNLSNNRKSYSPNQMLLLAMGSCASADILSILTKMHQDFTDFRLKLDGERFDSDPMVLKSVDFKFDISGQMGADNVQKAIDLTLSKYCSATILARLAGTDVTYSLTINQETVFSEHAPPPVDKNPFTDSGNSAQ, translated from the coding sequence ATGAACATAAATGCATCGCTTAGATTTGACAGGGAAAGCGGGATGGTGACAATGGATGCAGACAAGAATTCAGTATCCATTTACAATAACCTGTCAAACAACCGGAAGAGTTACAGCCCGAACCAGATGCTTCTGCTTGCCATGGGTTCCTGCGCGAGCGCGGACATTCTTTCTATACTGACAAAAATGCATCAGGATTTTACCGACTTCAGGCTGAAACTGGATGGGGAAAGGTTCGACTCAGATCCTATGGTCCTTAAATCCGTTGACTTCAAATTTGACATATCTGGGCAGATGGGGGCTGATAACGTACAGAAGGCCATTGACCTTACCCTTTCAAAGTACTGTTCGGCAACCATACTTGCGAGACTTGCAGGGACCGATGTCACTTATAGCCTTACAATAAACCAGGAGACAGTATTCAGCGAGCATGCACCACCACCTGTGGATAAGAACCCGTTTACTGATTCAGGAAATTCTGCACAATGA
- a CDS encoding hypothetical protein (putative conserved protein), translating to MEEQNSKQIDEADLDLEPFLKEVLGNKNFMLSAVNAMQKLTSSGAISALNRLLDEYTPGDFEAVLSILSSKELMLLIKKTIGTLSGLTYALSRESTSDTVQSVLYNLDDITESMVDGAKNPKPMSMLKLLAMMKDDEVASGLTAMMEAMKALGRSLKKVKID from the coding sequence ATGGAAGAACAAAATTCTAAACAAATTGATGAAGCGGATCTGGACCTTGAGCCATTTTTGAAAGAGGTACTTGGAAACAAGAACTTCATGCTTTCCGCGGTGAACGCAATGCAGAAGCTGACAAGCTCTGGAGCAATTTCAGCATTGAACAGACTCCTTGATGAATACACCCCCGGTGATTTTGAAGCAGTCCTGTCAATTCTTTCATCAAAGGAGCTCATGTTATTGATCAAGAAAACGATAGGTACCCTTAGCGGCCTTACCTATGCACTTTCAAGGGAAAGCACATCGGATACTGTTCAGAGCGTACTTTACAATCTTGATGACATCACTGAGTCCATGGTTGATGGAGCAAAGAATCCAAAACCCATGTCAATGCTTAAACTTCTTGCCATGATGAAAGATGATGAGGTCGCGTCCGGACTTACCGCAATGATGGAAGCAATGAAGGCACTTGGAAGATCGCTTAAAAAAGTCAAAATCGATTGA
- a CDS encoding coenzyme A disulfide reductase: MAVRKRLIVVGDGASGISLANRVRMLTNNNDVEIVLIGNNPTHFLKEDGPQIAVGLKNYKGSVKNADFLVNFGIAYIQDEVIRLDPANKTISVKSGKSYDYDFLVLALGGNIFTEGIPGYVGEARHFHDLQHAQELKEYVEQFKGGNIVIGNSPGSRMNPYLTYEFAFLVSELINNKKLASATKLHFISGKDSDSATDSIEAKLKALDFEVHKDFDISGISSKNREIQSSDGKAIKYDLLVLSPPSSPEDVLVTSGLVGENGFVSVDKFKLNLKNYKEVYAIGECNDTLVPKCLGSSLHQAEYLAKMLAHKLSGAYYDSNYDGSSISSILIGDSRSVTVFSNYNKLPAPTEGSFTDHMLNITSTETYFSAAVRGVF; this comes from the coding sequence ATGGCTGTTAGAAAAAGATTGATTGTGGTAGGAGATGGTGCTTCCGGCATATCGCTCGCAAACAGAGTCAGGATGTTGACTAACAACAACGATGTTGAAATTGTCCTGATAGGAAACAATCCCACCCATTTCCTGAAGGAGGATGGCCCTCAAATAGCAGTTGGACTGAAGAATTATAAGGGCAGCGTCAAGAACGCTGATTTTCTGGTTAATTTTGGCATAGCCTACATTCAAGATGAAGTTATCAGGCTGGACCCGGCAAACAAGACCATTTCAGTAAAGTCTGGAAAATCTTATGATTACGACTTTCTGGTATTGGCTCTTGGCGGAAACATTTTCACGGAAGGTATACCTGGATATGTTGGAGAGGCAAGGCACTTTCACGACTTGCAGCACGCCCAGGAGTTGAAGGAATACGTTGAGCAGTTCAAGGGTGGAAATATTGTGATAGGCAATTCACCGGGGAGCAGAATGAACCCGTATCTGACATATGAGTTCGCTTTCCTGGTTAGTGAATTGATTAATAACAAGAAACTCGCTAGTGCAACAAAACTCCATTTCATATCTGGGAAGGATAGTGATAGTGCTACTGATTCAATTGAAGCTAAGCTCAAAGCACTTGACTTTGAAGTCCATAAGGACTTTGATATCTCTGGTATCAGTTCAAAGAACAGGGAAATCCAGTCGTCCGATGGTAAGGCGATCAAGTATGACCTCCTCGTTTTATCACCACCATCTTCACCTGAAGATGTTCTGGTCACGTCTGGACTTGTCGGAGAAAATGGATTTGTCAGCGTGGACAAATTTAAGCTGAACCTGAAAAATTATAAGGAAGTTTATGCAATTGGTGAATGCAATGATACGCTGGTCCCGAAGTGCCTTGGATCGTCACTTCACCAGGCTGAATATCTAGCGAAGATGCTTGCTCACAAGTTGTCTGGAGCATATTACGACAGCAATTATGACGGGAGTTCAATATCTTCTATACTCATCGGTGATTCGAGGTCTGTTACCGTATTTTCAAATTATAACAAATTACCTGCACCGACCGAGGGTAGCTTCACTGACCATATGTTGAACATCACGTCGACAGAGACCTATTTTTCTGCCGCCGTCAGAGGAGTATTTTGA
- a CDS encoding NYN domain protein: protein MEPFLAESDKMRFALLIDAENARPALIDSVIDEVGKYGHIIIRRIYGDFTMPNMNPWKKVVTDLAIQPILQLHNVSGKNSSDFAMTIDAMDILYSKEIDAFCLVSSDSDFTRLVTRIRENGKFVMGVGKKGTSPSLVNACNVFVFTEILEKAEKVTSTKVKSPKKESLRSEELIMILDRAYEMCEQDDGTARLTCIGISIRKINPGFDARAYGYAKLKGLFEALDENFKLEQINTEDKVPVYFVRRIKHDQSSPGTEN, encoded by the coding sequence ATGGAGCCATTTTTGGCAGAATCCGATAAGATGAGGTTTGCCCTTCTCATTGATGCGGAAAATGCGAGACCGGCACTGATCGATTCAGTGATAGATGAGGTGGGAAAATACGGGCATATAATCATAAGAAGAATATATGGTGATTTTACCATGCCAAATATGAATCCATGGAAGAAGGTTGTTACTGACCTTGCAATTCAGCCGATACTTCAACTTCACAACGTTTCAGGAAAAAATTCATCAGACTTCGCAATGACAATCGACGCTATGGATATCCTTTATAGCAAGGAAATTGATGCGTTCTGCCTTGTATCGAGCGATAGCGATTTCACGCGCCTGGTCACAAGGATCAGGGAAAATGGGAAATTCGTCATGGGAGTCGGGAAAAAAGGCACATCACCATCGCTCGTGAACGCATGCAACGTATTTGTCTTTACTGAAATACTTGAAAAAGCAGAAAAAGTAACAAGCACAAAAGTAAAGTCACCAAAAAAGGAATCACTGAGGAGTGAAGAACTGATCATGATCCTTGACAGAGCATACGAAATGTGCGAACAGGACGATGGTACTGCGAGGTTAACATGCATCGGCATATCAATAAGGAAGATCAATCCGGGGTTTGATGCAAGGGCTTATGGGTATGCGAAGTTAAAAGGATTGTTTGAAGCGCTGGATGAAAATTTTAAACTAGAGCAGATAAACACCGAGGACAAGGTACCAGTATATTTTGTGAGGCGGATAAAACACGATCAGTCCTCTCCCGGTACTGAAAACTGA
- a CDS encoding 41 kDa flagellin, whose product MPNPEKFRILTVYSLNTNPIIYTSTRHNTGVLMNMNRTIFTVKRLLKKYFSLKADVKSETGIGVLIIFIAMVLVAAVAATVLLHTVSVLQLKATQTGTTTINQVSGGIVIKQILGFDNASPPAAGGVKDMAIFVGPLSGASSVNLANVSISLSINGVTSVLVYNNSLFEDISQNGTKNLFGLGVWNNMSAKHNDATNFGVIAFLNPTGRLTAGFPVLSGDDQAIIVLNVTNAFGTNITQGMTVVGQLTPEAGTPALVDFTAPVAFNSKSVTLQ is encoded by the coding sequence ATGCCGAATCCCGAAAAATTTCGCATTCTTACCGTTTATAGTTTAAATACAAATCCAATCATATACACTAGTACCAGACATAATACAGGAGTGCTAATGAACATGAACAGAACCATATTTACTGTCAAGAGGTTGCTGAAAAAATATTTCAGCCTGAAGGCTGACGTTAAATCCGAAACGGGGATTGGAGTCCTGATTATATTCATAGCAATGGTTCTGGTCGCTGCGGTTGCTGCCACCGTGTTACTCCATACAGTATCTGTGCTACAGCTGAAGGCTACGCAGACCGGTACCACAACTATAAATCAGGTTTCCGGCGGTATAGTGATAAAACAGATACTCGGATTTGATAATGCGTCTCCACCGGCTGCAGGAGGAGTTAAAGACATGGCAATATTTGTCGGACCACTATCCGGAGCATCTTCGGTGAACCTGGCAAATGTTAGTATAAGTTTGTCCATAAACGGGGTAACGTCAGTGCTCGTGTATAACAATTCCTTGTTCGAGGATATCTCGCAGAACGGAACAAAGAACCTGTTTGGTCTGGGAGTATGGAATAACATGAGCGCTAAACACAATGACGCCACAAACTTTGGTGTCATCGCGTTCCTCAACCCGACCGGAAGATTGACAGCAGGCTTCCCCGTCTTAAGCGGTGATGACCAGGCAATAATAGTGCTCAATGTCACGAATGCATTTGGAACAAACATCACTCAGGGTATGACCGTAGTAGGTCAGCTTACTCCTGAAGCGGGAACTCCAGCGCTGGTTGATTTCACGGCGCCGGTAGCTTTTAACTCGAAATCTGTAACGCTGCAGTAG
- the cobY gene encoding Adenosylcobinamide-phosphate guanylyltransferase: MAGGQGTRISNPEKSLISIGKKSILESVIDSLSSLGFSTFVSTTGNHANVARLATKKGSGIIYTSGSGYEYDLRQSIAWLNVVPVLIVPADFISSDRLLFQRVWDKGAGNRHSVVTFTINGDLCGITVFNRIPLGGEALDYESVNIESRASFNINTLSDLEQANHHSPSL; the protein is encoded by the coding sequence ATGGCTGGCGGCCAGGGAACCAGGATCAGTAACCCTGAGAAGAGTCTGATCAGCATTGGAAAAAAGAGTATTCTTGAATCTGTAATTGACTCACTCTCCTCCCTTGGTTTCAGTACTTTTGTGTCGACAACGGGAAACCATGCAAACGTAGCCAGGCTCGCCACGAAGAAAGGGTCCGGGATAATCTACACATCCGGTTCTGGATATGAATATGATCTCCGCCAATCCATTGCGTGGCTGAACGTCGTTCCGGTCCTTATCGTCCCAGCAGATTTCATCAGCTCTGACAGGCTGTTGTTCCAGAGAGTCTGGGACAAAGGGGCAGGAAATAGGCACAGCGTTGTGACATTCACCATCAACGGAGATCTCTGTGGAATCACCGTATTTAACAGGATCCCGTTAGGCGGGGAGGCATTGGACTATGAATCTGTGAATATCGAGAGCAGAGCCTCATTCAACATCAACACGCTTAGCGATCTGGAGCAGGCAAATCATCACTCTCCATCTCTATAG
- the btuD_4 gene encoding Cobalamin import ATP-binding protein BtuD gives MKIEASDLEYANRNFHLNVDHLTVEEGSITGIGGPNGSGKSTLLRLLYGYLKPRNGAVLIDNESMYDMKSFQVARKISVVQQETPTPMNFTVEDIVSMSKYSKPMDSNLLEESLDQCGIGHLRKRKFEELSGGERRLVMIAGALYQGTDIIMLDEPTTFLDVDKELRIVELILSLKRLGKTIILVLHDINLLRRICNTVIMMKDGKVIDQGYPSRMFTPELLEKTYGSRFLSFNTPEGITWVPYTRTTENQEEILVIEEEYPRLGLSYNLWKNGLAVRSFSIDADSRDIELQIDEIRLASSRYRYVAFTTAAVSILGKMQGGLFETLSVNGKILFLVDYENESAMVSINGRENFFRIFGVEKTVSDICHEIMEICVSVSFSYRDGE, from the coding sequence ATGAAAATTGAAGCAAGTGACCTTGAATACGCAAACAGGAACTTTCACCTGAACGTGGATCATTTAACAGTTGAGGAGGGCTCAATAACCGGCATCGGTGGACCTAACGGATCTGGAAAGTCTACACTGCTCAGGCTTTTGTATGGATACCTTAAACCCAGGAACGGTGCTGTGCTCATAGACAATGAGAGTATGTACGACATGAAGAGCTTTCAGGTAGCCAGGAAAATTTCTGTTGTTCAGCAGGAAACACCAACACCAATGAATTTCACGGTCGAAGACATTGTATCCATGTCGAAATACTCTAAACCCATGGATAGCAACTTGCTGGAGGAATCACTGGACCAATGCGGTATAGGTCACCTCAGAAAAAGAAAATTTGAGGAGTTGAGCGGCGGAGAGCGCAGACTGGTCATGATTGCTGGAGCACTGTATCAGGGTACGGACATTATCATGCTTGACGAGCCAACCACCTTTCTTGATGTTGACAAGGAATTGAGGATCGTAGAGCTGATTCTGAGTCTTAAGCGCCTCGGAAAGACCATTATACTAGTTCTCCACGACATTAACCTGCTCCGCAGAATCTGCAACACGGTCATAATGATGAAAGATGGGAAAGTGATAGATCAGGGTTACCCTTCAAGAATGTTCACGCCCGAACTTCTTGAAAAGACCTATGGGTCAAGGTTCCTGAGCTTCAACACACCCGAGGGTATCACCTGGGTCCCATACACCAGGACAACTGAAAACCAGGAGGAAATACTCGTCATAGAGGAGGAATACCCCCGCCTCGGCCTCTCGTACAACCTCTGGAAGAACGGGCTTGCGGTCAGGTCCTTCTCCATTGACGCGGATAGCAGAGACATTGAATTGCAGATAGACGAAATTCGGCTGGCTTCTTCAAGATATAGGTATGTCGCATTTACAACCGCAGCTGTCAGTATTTTAGGAAAGATGCAGGGAGGTCTATTTGAAACCCTTTCCGTGAATGGCAAAATCCTGTTCCTGGTGGATTACGAAAATGAATCAGCCATGGTTTCCATAAATGGCAGAGAAAACTTCTTCAGGATATTCGGGGTGGAAAAAACCGTATCTGATATATGTCATGAAATAATGGAAATATGCGTATCCGTCTCTTTTTCCTATAGAGATGGAGAGTGA
- the btuC gene encoding Cobalamin import system permease protein BtuC, with product MTRSSSGSLNRMARFRWLKDGLWITVIAILLVVTTVFSTLLGPVRISAWTVFNVFVTQIPFIGGFFHLNIPETSYVIVVFLREPEIIGAIVVGASLGTGGAVVQSVFRNPITEPYIIGISSGAALGAVSAIVFSITIFGLFSVQVMAFALALIVVMAVYLFSFHGSKTPPTYLLLTGISISLFISSIVGLLIYTNVKLENAAFFWLLGSLQGITWTELLPVSIVVVITSAIMWGMSGQLNAFQLGETYAHSVGVPVEKTKALLMGIVALSVSAAVSISGLIGFVGLIIPHICRLLFGGSNRIVIPTSALLGALFLLLADDVARTAVSGEVIPVGIVTGMIGIPFFLYLLRRMASGSYEN from the coding sequence ATGACAAGAAGCAGCAGCGGTAGCCTGAACAGGATGGCCCGGTTCAGGTGGCTAAAAGACGGACTGTGGATCACGGTCATAGCCATTCTCCTCGTGGTCACCACCGTTTTTTCGACCCTGCTGGGACCGGTCAGGATTTCAGCCTGGACAGTATTCAATGTATTTGTGACACAGATACCATTTATCGGAGGTTTTTTTCATTTAAATATACCAGAAACAAGCTATGTGATAGTGGTTTTTCTTCGCGAACCGGAGATAATAGGGGCTATTGTCGTCGGTGCTTCACTGGGGACTGGGGGGGCCGTGGTACAGAGCGTCTTCCGGAATCCCATAACAGAACCGTACATAATCGGTATATCCAGCGGTGCTGCTCTCGGTGCTGTATCAGCTATTGTTTTTTCCATCACCATATTTGGGCTCTTTTCAGTCCAGGTCATGGCATTTGCTCTTGCCCTTATAGTGGTAATGGCAGTTTACCTGTTCTCTTTTCATGGTTCCAAAACGCCACCCACATATCTGCTTCTCACCGGCATTTCAATATCACTGTTCATTTCATCCATAGTCGGGCTGCTTATCTATACAAATGTAAAACTTGAGAATGCCGCTTTTTTCTGGCTACTCGGGTCCCTTCAGGGAATCACCTGGACAGAACTTCTCCCTGTATCAATAGTGGTGGTGATCACCTCAGCCATAATGTGGGGAATGAGTGGACAACTAAATGCCTTTCAGCTTGGAGAAACTTACGCACATTCTGTCGGCGTACCGGTGGAGAAGACTAAGGCACTCCTGATGGGTATAGTTGCCCTGAGCGTATCTGCGGCAGTATCGATCAGCGGACTTATAGGATTTGTTGGCCTGATTATACCACACATATGCCGCCTTCTCTTCGGCGGGTCTAACAGGATAGTAATACCCACATCAGCTCTCCTGGGAGCTTTATTTCTCCTACTGGCGGATGATGTAGCCAGGACTGCGGTCAGTGGCGAAGTCATCCCCGTGGGAATAGTTACCGGGATGATTGGAATACCCTTTTTTCTTTACCTTTTGAGGAGGATGGCCAGTGGCAGTTATGAAAATTGA
- the btuF_2 gene encoding Vitamin B12-binding protein translates to MNSVMKYILVVVVSALVITSGIVLYSIYKQSPSGDLNYISVVYQNGTKQMINLNNSNSYLIRPDNYNGSTYSFSTPVVKIVSLAPSITSTLYGIGAYDKVVGLDPYSTYPPNSTLPIVTSNSGFDISLEEIANISPQLVISPGLGYYPANEENSIVNTLHIPFIVMNPENVQQIENQTLELAQITGTTGNATLINAWMQSNLQNFSQHLVNISKELNVFYYLSTPGDWTAGNGTFINEFFTLAHLHNIAANESGYYVDSGENITVGEPQIILLDQYVNYSSITVPPFKSTPAVKQNRVYTIFNDNFFNEPDFRVIYAIGWLISKAYPENFNLSDISQYPISLQYPPDYNM, encoded by the coding sequence ATGAACAGCGTTATGAAATATATCCTGGTGGTTGTAGTGTCAGCCCTTGTGATCACTTCAGGAATTGTTCTGTATTCTATTTATAAGCAATCTCCCTCCGGTGATTTGAACTATATATCAGTTGTCTATCAGAATGGTACGAAACAGATGATTAACCTCAACAATTCCAATAGCTACCTTATCAGGCCAGATAATTACAATGGAAGCACATACAGCTTCAGCACCCCAGTCGTGAAAATTGTATCACTTGCCCCTTCCATAACCTCGACCCTGTACGGGATAGGCGCTTATGATAAGGTTGTCGGACTGGACCCGTATTCGACCTATCCACCGAACTCAACATTACCAATTGTGACAAGTAATTCTGGCTTTGACATTTCGCTTGAGGAAATCGCAAATATCTCCCCGCAACTTGTAATTTCTCCTGGACTCGGGTATTATCCGGCAAACGAGGAGAATTCAATCGTTAATACACTGCATATTCCGTTCATTGTGATGAACCCTGAGAACGTCCAGCAGATAGAGAACCAGACTTTGGAACTGGCGCAGATTACCGGAACTACTGGCAATGCAACGCTCATAAATGCATGGATGCAAAGCAACCTCCAGAATTTCTCACAGCACCTTGTCAATATATCGAAAGAATTGAATGTGTTCTATTACCTGAGCACACCTGGAGACTGGACCGCCGGCAATGGAACTTTCATAAATGAGTTCTTCACGCTGGCACACCTGCACAACATCGCAGCCAACGAAAGCGGTTACTATGTCGATTCAGGCGAGAATATAACTGTCGGGGAACCACAAATTATTCTCCTGGACCAGTACGTCAACTATTCTTCTATCACAGTCCCGCCATTCAAGAGTACCCCGGCAGTCAAGCAAAACAGGGTCTACACCATATTCAATGACAACTTTTTCAATGAACCTGATTTCAGGGTTATATACGCCATTGGATGGCTTATATCAAAAGCATATCCGGAAAATTTTAACCTTAGTGACATATCGCAGTATCCCATAAGTTTACAGTACCCTCCGGATTATAATATGTAG
- a CDS encoding HD domain protein, with amino-acid sequence MVRLNSAGKPGTSCYPKSICGGDSQGRPTGLLPGPMESVKFCPFGSKDPQDKLKGDCLAGLPEDSARSGREQRYSGLLMLKGCGTETKWGEPDRTFGPTLVRSALFVTGGVMSKIIQDPINGPIKVDGLIEELIDSPEFQRLRYIKQLGLLNLVFPGANHTRFDHSLGTYYIASLIGDYFHIENRETLLSAALLHDIGHPPMSHSLEDLFLKEYGKDHQGVGGSIISGRGEYSGSSIPAILEKYSADPSLVGQVVEKGSKRLPLISSIISGSIDADELDYLRRDAFFTGVAIGLVDHMRIINTVRIVGGEFVIEEKGIPSAESLLISRVLMYNSVYFHKTGRIAQNMLGIALSLAEQKPVDPFEMNDWEFIEFLRHQDGSSRIIDDILKRRLFKRVAQYNFSNARLDELNHVLENADRSTFIVDVIPPLSFSGKDRIKSEIKAIRGGNIGQLESFSPLVRSLSETLETRNIIISARQDSVGGIEHLLRQIS; translated from the coding sequence ATGGTCAGGCTGAACTCGGCCGGGAAGCCAGGCACTTCCTGTTACCCGAAGTCTATATGCGGGGGCGACAGCCAGGGAAGACCAACCGGACTTCTGCCAGGCCCCATGGAGTCCGTGAAATTCTGTCCCTTTGGATCGAAGGACCCGCAGGACAAACTCAAAGGAGACTGCCTTGCAGGCTTGCCAGAAGACTCCGCCAGGTCCGGAAGGGAGCAACGGTATTCTGGACTCTTGATGCTGAAGGGGTGCGGGACAGAGACAAAATGGGGGGAACCTGACAGGACATTCGGCCCAACCCTGGTGCGTTCAGCATTATTTGTAACCGGAGGAGTAATGTCAAAGATAATCCAGGATCCTATCAATGGCCCTATAAAAGTTGACGGGTTAATCGAGGAGTTGATAGACTCGCCAGAATTTCAGAGGCTGAGATATATAAAGCAGCTTGGGCTGTTGAACCTTGTCTTCCCGGGTGCAAATCACACCCGGTTTGATCACTCACTTGGGACCTATTACATCGCCAGCCTCATAGGGGACTACTTCCATATAGAGAACAGGGAAACCCTGCTTTCGGCTGCACTTCTCCATGATATTGGTCACCCGCCCATGAGCCACAGCCTCGAGGATTTATTCCTTAAGGAGTATGGTAAGGATCATCAGGGAGTTGGCGGTAGCATAATTTCAGGAAGGGGAGAATATTCTGGCAGCAGCATCCCGGCCATACTGGAAAAGTATTCCGCTGACCCCTCACTGGTGGGGCAGGTTGTGGAAAAAGGCAGTAAAAGGCTACCGCTGATCTCCTCCATAATTAGCGGGAGTATCGATGCCGATGAACTTGATTACCTGAGGCGGGATGCTTTCTTCACCGGTGTAGCAATAGGACTGGTTGATCACATGAGAATAATCAATACAGTCAGGATAGTGGGAGGGGAATTCGTAATTGAGGAAAAGGGAATTCCATCCGCAGAGTCGCTTCTTATTTCGAGGGTCCTGATGTATAATTCCGTATATTTCCATAAAACTGGGAGAATTGCACAGAACATGCTTGGAATAGCCCTGTCACTAGCTGAACAAAAGCCAGTCGACCCATTCGAAATGAACGACTGGGAGTTCATTGAATTCCTGAGGCATCAGGATGGGTCGTCCCGAATCATTGATGATATCCTTAAGAGACGCCTTTTTAAACGCGTTGCACAGTACAATTTCTCTAATGCAAGACTGGATGAGCTTAACCATGTATTGGAAAACGCTGACAGATCCACATTCATTGTGGACGTGATTCCTCCGCTAAGCTTTTCAGGGAAAGACCGGATAAAGAGTGAAATTAAGGCTATAAGGGGTGGGAATATTGGACAGCTCGAATCTTTCTCCCCGCTTGTCAGGTCACTTAGTGAGACACTCGAAACAAGGAACATAATTATTTCAGCAAGACAGGATTCCGTTGGGGGAATAGAGCATTTATTGCGTCAAATCTCCTAA
- a CDS encoding ribosomal-protein-alanine N-acetyltransferase yields MILRHFNIEDLAEIKRLENEAFTVGPYSKRMLRRIFTAPVSFNVIAEEEKTIMGYAVAMPLDQGVFDIESIAVHPNAQKKGIGSILIVEIEKQMKAHGGKVSILEVRDRNDSAIKFYKDHGYEVTGHLENYYSLKHNESRGAYRMAKQL; encoded by the coding sequence TTGATATTAAGACATTTTAACATTGAAGATCTTGCAGAAATAAAGCGGCTGGAAAATGAGGCGTTTACAGTAGGGCCGTATTCAAAGCGTATGCTACGTCGTATTTTTACTGCGCCGGTAAGTTTCAATGTCATTGCAGAAGAAGAGAAGACTATAATGGGATATGCTGTGGCGATGCCTCTTGACCAGGGGGTATTTGATATTGAGAGCATTGCAGTTCACCCAAATGCACAGAAAAAAGGTATAGGGTCAATATTGATAGTTGAGATTGAAAAACAGATGAAAGCACATGGTGGAAAGGTATCGATCCTTGAAGTCAGGGACAGAAACGACAGCGCAATTAAATTTTACAAAGACCATGGATATGAGGTAACGGGTCATCTGGAAAATTACTACAGCCTGAAACACAACGAAAGCCGCGGAGCTTACAGAATGGCTAAACAACTTTAG